A genomic region of Rhodohalobacter sp. SW132 contains the following coding sequences:
- a CDS encoding Wzz/FepE/Etk N-terminal domain-containing protein — protein MSDELNNNPGSPEELKKEKETTPEVRYVPIEYMPHINEGDDDEIDLVELAKNIWNGRWTIAKITGVFVAIGLFIAFFSPVEYESEAILMPEVQQADQGRAGQLLQRFGGAFGMGGVDLSQAQHGTIPPMIYPRIVNSLSFQMELMEQEIRFADYTLSTTLPDFYENHYSPSLTQYLQKLTIGLPFTVLDWIREEERTVQVNDPFEAEFIQVSKKDLELIDNIRNRISVRLDEETGLLTTRVTLHDARAAAELNRHLIELLKEYVTQYRIEKTSQDLEFVEEQHASARERFEERQIALADFRDANISLATARAQTELERLQDEKDLAFNLYSSLSQQLEEARLRLQEQRPVFSVVQAVNVPSDKISPRRGFIVMITLILGISIGIGFWLIKFYLK, from the coding sequence TTGTCTGACGAATTAAATAACAACCCCGGCTCTCCCGAGGAGCTAAAAAAAGAGAAAGAAACCACGCCCGAAGTCCGGTACGTCCCCATCGAATATATGCCCCATATAAATGAGGGAGATGATGACGAGATTGACCTGGTCGAACTTGCCAAAAATATCTGGAACGGACGGTGGACCATTGCCAAAATCACCGGTGTGTTTGTGGCAATCGGCCTCTTTATTGCCTTTTTTAGCCCGGTGGAGTATGAGAGTGAAGCGATTCTGATGCCGGAAGTTCAGCAGGCTGATCAGGGGAGAGCCGGACAATTACTTCAGCGTTTTGGTGGTGCTTTTGGAATGGGCGGAGTTGATCTGTCACAGGCACAGCATGGTACGATTCCTCCAATGATTTACCCGCGTATTGTAAACAGTCTTTCCTTTCAAATGGAATTGATGGAGCAAGAGATCCGGTTTGCAGATTACACACTATCGACGACTCTTCCCGACTTTTATGAAAATCATTACTCGCCTTCATTGACTCAGTATCTACAGAAACTCACTATTGGGCTTCCTTTTACAGTGCTAGACTGGATCAGGGAAGAGGAACGTACTGTACAAGTAAATGATCCTTTTGAAGCGGAATTTATCCAGGTTAGCAAAAAAGACCTGGAATTAATTGACAATATACGAAATCGAATTTCGGTGAGACTTGATGAAGAGACCGGTTTATTGACCACCCGGGTAACATTGCATGATGCGAGGGCTGCGGCAGAGTTAAACAGACATCTTATTGAGTTGTTGAAGGAGTACGTAACACAATATCGAATCGAAAAGACAAGCCAGGACCTTGAGTTTGTGGAGGAGCAGCACGCATCTGCCCGTGAACGGTTTGAAGAGCGTCAGATCGCCCTGGCTGATTTTCGGGATGCGAATATTTCGCTTGCAACTGCCCGGGCCCAAACAGAACTGGAGCGGCTTCAGGATGAGAAAGACCTTGCCTTTAATTTATATAGCAGCCTGTCTCAGCAACTTGAAGAGGCACGGTTGCGTCTTCAGGAGCAGAGACCAGTGTTTAGTGTGGTACAGGCAGTAAATGTGCCGAGTGATAAGATTAGTCCGAGACGCGGTTTTATTGTAATGATAACATTAATATTGGGGATAAGTATTGGGATTGGATTTTGGTTAATAAAATTTTATTTAAAATAA
- a CDS encoding sugar transferase has protein sequence MGLTLQRAKRVHVRTLPPEEQHFKESIHSEQFNDIRIKPYPVKRKIDLVLGAAGFLVYMLLFPFIALGIKLSSRGPVLFKQPRTGRNGAVFQCYKFRTMHVVQKQSKNGQPVVTQKGDNRIFGFGQFLRKMNLDELPQIINVMKGDMSLVGPRPYPVEECAYWNNTFDDHYYRYILTPGITGYAQARGLRGGTLDVELMRRRLDNDLIYIEKNSLKLDLMIIYRTVAQMVTRKTNGH, from the coding sequence ATGGGATTAACATTACAACGGGCCAAGAGAGTTCATGTAAGAACTTTACCTCCTGAAGAACAACACTTTAAAGAATCAATTCATTCTGAACAGTTTAACGATATCAGAATTAAGCCTTACCCGGTCAAGAGAAAAATTGACCTGGTTCTTGGAGCCGCCGGCTTTTTGGTTTACATGCTGCTTTTTCCGTTTATAGCTCTCGGAATTAAGCTGTCATCCCGCGGGCCTGTTCTGTTCAAGCAGCCCCGGACCGGGAGAAATGGGGCGGTATTTCAATGTTATAAATTCAGAACCATGCACGTTGTTCAGAAGCAATCGAAAAACGGGCAGCCGGTTGTAACGCAAAAAGGGGATAACCGAATTTTTGGTTTTGGTCAGTTTCTCAGGAAAATGAATCTTGATGAACTGCCCCAGATCATCAATGTAATGAAAGGGGATATGAGCCTGGTGGGGCCGCGGCCGTACCCGGTTGAGGAGTGTGCGTACTGGAATAATACGTTTGATGACCACTACTACCGATATATTCTTACACCCGGTATTACGGGGTATGCACAAGCAAGGGGTCTGAGGGGAGGAACCCTGGATGTGGAGCTGATGCGCCGAAGACTGGATAACGACCTGATCTACATCGAAAAAAACTCGCTGAAACTGGATCTGATGATTATCTACCGCACAGTAGCCCAGATGGTGACTCGAAAAACGAATGGGCACTGA